One window of Papaver somniferum cultivar HN1 chromosome 9, ASM357369v1, whole genome shotgun sequence genomic DNA carries:
- the LOC113311396 gene encoding F-box/kelch-repeat protein At3g06240-like codes for MSRSNIPEEIQEEILLRLPVKSILCFKSVCKSWYELLSSRKFIKDHLNLPTKKHLRNRKIMIRVYDCYFEADDIFYSIDYASILREAVLMNYPNDNNNNSITHSIYHFIVGSCNGLILLLADDSEKLFLWNPSTREYKEIIRAPAPLKSYLAYGLGYDAKSDNYKLVCIATGKSDDDELDDFSEVYSYTSGSWSRGQNILYVHSDITGGVLLNGVLHWLGEAVHWSGDTATREKTIISFDINSEKFIGLPLPEETMKCPEEIFDVQVLGDSLCLICGVRNVHIDVWVMQNYGVRESWTKQFTITQEGMTEEPRLLKFYGSVKYSEILIQVGERLGLYDQKNDSVRILDINGINDGNFCSESYVESLVSVSSGTYMGTTGKKQSKDAIEIQDSHSKRNTQVTLEEAADKEAKRKHNELLDESSSSSKRKRASYENKELDAVNSSLGDALLVNV; via the coding sequence ATGTCAAGATCAAATATTCCCGAAGAGATCCAAGAAGAGATTTTATTAAGGTTACCCGTGAAATCCATCTTATGTTTTAAATCCGTATGCAAGAGTTGGTATGAATTACTTTCTAGTCGTAAATTCATCAAGGATCACCTTAATCTTCCCACCAAAAAACACCTTAGAAACAGAAAGATTATGATCAGAGTTTATGATTGTTACTTCGAagctgatgatatattttattccaTAGATTATGCTTCAATATTAAGGGAAGCTGTTCTTATGAATTACCCAAAcgacaataataataattctataaCTCACAGTATTTACCATTTTATTGTGGGATCTTGCAATGGCTTGATTTTATTATTAGCCGATGATAGTGAAAAACTATTTCTTTGGAATCCATCAACAAGAGAGTACAAGGAAATTATTAGAGCACCGGCGCCCTTAAAAAGCTATCTTGCCTATGGGTTGGGTTACGATGCCAAAAGTGATAATTACAAGTTGGTATGCATCGCAACTGGCAAGTCTGATGATGACGAGCTTGATGATTTTTCTGAAGTTTATTCATACACATCTGGTTCATGGAGTAGAGGCCAAAACATCCTTTATGTGCATTCTGATATAACTGGTGGTGTGCTTCTGAATGGTGTTCTGCATTGGTTAGGTGAAGCTGTACACTGGTCAGGTGATACGGCCACTCGTGAAAAAACTATAATCTCCTTTGATATTAACAGTGAGAAGTTCATTGGTTTACCACTTCCTGAAGAAACTATGAAATGCCCAGAAGAGATATTTGATGTCCAAGTGCTGGGAGATTCCCTTTGCTTAATTTGTGGTGTCCGTAACGTTCATATTGATGTATGGGTTATGCAAAATTATGGTGTGAGAGAATCTTGGACAAAACAATTCACCATTACCCAAGAAGGAATGACTGAAGAACCCCGATTATTAAAGTTCTATGGCTCTGTTAAATATAGTGAGATTCTAATACAGGTTGGTGAACGTCTCGGTTTATACGACCAAAAGAATGATAGCGTTAGGATCCTAGATATAAATGGCATAAATGACGGTAATTTTTGCTCGGAGAGCTACGTGGAGAGCTTAGTTTCGGTGAGTTCAGGTACTTATATGGGTACAACGGGGAAAAAACAGTCCAAGGATGCTATTGAAATTCAAGATTCTCACTCGAAGAGAAACACCCAAGTTACACTGGAAGAAGCTGCAGATAAAGAAGCGAAACGCAAGCATAATGAACTACTAGATGAAAGTAGTAGCAGTTCTAAAAGAAAACGAGCATCTTATGAGAACAAAGAATTGGATGCCGTTAATTCTTCTCTTGGTGATGCTTTATTAGTCAACGTATAA